Proteins from a genomic interval of Enterococcus faecium:
- the holA gene encoding DNA polymerase III subunit delta, which produces MVSNLSIQAELQKIRKEKLASCYLILGTEKFLQDQVRTEIVKKIQLEGEDDLNFLSFDMENASLDEVVAEAETLPFFGDQRLVFVENPYFLTGEKVNNGIEQNTDLLTAYLKEPLESTVLVFFAPYEKLDERKKVTKQLKKTAIIVNVQQLNEKEVRQYLMNTLENTSIKMERSAIDLFLRLTDLDLSKMMRELQKLVLYGQNQQQITVREVEELVPKTLEHNIFDMTQYILKGKTEQALRLYEDLVMQGEETIKINAILLSQLRLFLQTKFLVKIGYQQANIAETLKIHPYRVKLAMQEVKKFDEHLLVQLFDQLVEMDYQIKTGQIEKELSFQLFVLRTGQLLRNR; this is translated from the coding sequence GTGGTGAGTAATTTGAGTATACAAGCAGAGTTACAAAAAATACGTAAAGAAAAACTTGCATCTTGTTACTTGATTTTAGGAACAGAAAAGTTTCTCCAAGATCAAGTTCGGACAGAGATTGTCAAAAAAATCCAATTAGAGGGCGAAGATGACTTAAATTTTTTAAGTTTTGACATGGAAAATGCAAGTTTAGATGAGGTAGTAGCTGAAGCAGAGACGTTGCCGTTTTTCGGAGATCAACGGTTAGTATTCGTAGAGAATCCTTATTTTTTAACAGGTGAAAAAGTAAACAATGGAATCGAACAAAATACTGATTTATTGACGGCTTATTTGAAAGAACCATTAGAATCGACTGTATTAGTATTCTTTGCGCCATATGAAAAGTTGGATGAACGGAAAAAAGTAACGAAACAATTGAAAAAAACAGCAATCATCGTCAATGTCCAACAGTTGAATGAAAAAGAAGTACGTCAATATCTGATGAATACCTTAGAGAATACCTCAATCAAAATGGAACGAAGTGCAATTGATTTATTCTTGAGGTTGACCGACTTAGATTTATCCAAAATGATGAGAGAGTTACAGAAATTGGTCCTTTATGGACAAAATCAACAGCAAATCACGGTAAGAGAAGTAGAAGAATTAGTTCCTAAAACGTTAGAACATAATATTTTTGACATGACCCAATATATTTTAAAAGGGAAGACGGAACAAGCTTTGCGTTTATACGAAGATTTAGTTATGCAAGGGGAAGAAACAATCAAAATTAATGCGATTTTGCTTTCTCAATTACGTTTATTTTTACAGACAAAATTTCTTGTAAAGATTGGTTATCAGCAGGCAAATATTGCTGAAACATTGAAAATCCATCCATATCGTGTAAAACTTGCCATGCAGGAAGTAAAAAAATTTGATGAACATTTGCTGGTACAGTTGTTTGATCAATTAGTTGAGATGGATTATCAAATCAAAACGGGACAAATCGAAAAAGAATTAAGTTTTCAACTATTCGTTTTGCGCACAGGGCAGTTGTTAAGAAATCGATAA